Proteins from one Larimichthys crocea isolate SSNF chromosome XX, L_crocea_2.0, whole genome shotgun sequence genomic window:
- the pnpla8 gene encoding calcium-independent phospholipase A2-gamma, whose protein sequence is MSRIRTTLDSVTKAVGSTDLISKFSRFKPSIATVDGAHAEKALAKAESLTSNSTAAASPPETAMKEKEAEEEGERNTAAEEEGQQVAEKPFVVTKKATSSLASAASASAMSSTSTVAKQTMQLFHPTALSTNMDETYKTLAEHINSYFGTSTQVEEGENKKAQQQQHRGGDDPVSEPIPSTVPQTTLDHIPVLSPVAEAKSTEAPTTSPSEKPSPPVGTPSSDIPATDKAPQSIPAPATSTKKGFTHYLSYPRPSVQAFVGSYIAPLVPKFRSDSKSIVAEKDSKSSAVDVEEPAVDKAGEKTESEEEKAKRQLLTQREKIIARVSVDNRTRALVKGLQRVTDVKLLTSRVEELSYHLLEFPETRGVAVKESVLPSLLRLRQARDLPLQAAVREALALVGYTDPVKGRGIRVLAIDGGGTRGLLALQTLQKLQNLTGKRIHQLFDYICGVSTGAILAFMLGIFQIPLEECEEMYRKLGADVFKQNVIVGTVKMGWSHAFYDSEIWENILKERMGDGHMIETARDPNCPKVSAVSAIVNRGLPLKAYVFRNYRLMPGMRSHYLGDCKHKMWQAIRASSAAPGYFQEFVLGKDLHQDGGLLINNPTALAIHECKCLWPNTPLQCVLSLGTGRYETAGKNSTTYTSLKAKLTNVISSATDTEEVHTMLDALLPPDTYFRFNPYMSEDIPLNESRVEKLNFLKSEGERYLERNDAKLRKAASVLGQEKSTIQRLAEWGKLKADMYEGLPFTSKL, encoded by the exons ATGTCGCGAATCAGGACCACACTCGACAGCGTCACCAAGGCAGTAGGCAGCACGGACCTCATCTCCAAGTTCTCCCGCTTCAAACCCAGCATCGCCACGGTCGACGGCGCCCATGCGGAAAAAGCTCTGGCCAAAGCCGAGTCCTTGACCTCTAACAGCACAGCTGCTGCCTCGCCGCCTGAAACCGCCATGAAGGAAAAGGAGGCTGAAGAAGAAGGCGAGAGGAACACAGCGGCAGAGGAGGAAGGCCAGCAAGTTGCAGAAAAGCCTTTTGTTGTCACAAAGAAGGCTACTTCCAGTTTAGCTTCGGCGGCGAGCGCGTCCGCGATGAGCTCTACTTCGACTGTGGCGAAACAGACGATGCAGCTGTTTCACCCGACAGCTCTGTCCACCAACATGGATGAGACCTACAAAACTCTGGCTGAGCACATCAACAGTTACTTTGGCACCAGCACGCAAGTGGAAGAAGGGGAAAACAAGAaggcgcagcagcagcagcacagaggaggagatgatccGGTTTCTGAGCCCATTCCCAGCACTGTTCCTCAGACTACTCTGGACCACATTCCTGTTTTGTCTCCAGTAGCTGAAGCTAAAAGTACTGAAGCACCGACTACCTCTCCATCAGAAAAGCCCAGTCCTCCAGTAGGTACACCATCTTCAGACATTCCTGCAACTGACAAGGCACCTCAGTCCATCCCCGCGCCTGCCACCTCCACTAAAAAAGGCTTCACCCACTATCTTTCCTATCCTCGGCCTAGCGTTCAAGCGTTTGTCGGCAGCTACATCGCGCCCCTGGTCCCCAAATTCAGAAGCGATTCCAAAAGCATCGTCGCTGAAAAAGACAGCAAGTCGTCAGCAGTCGATGTGGAAGAGCCGGCTGTTGACAAGGcgggagagaagacagagagcgAAGAGGAGAAAGCGAAGCGGCAGCTGCTGACTCAAAGAGAGAAG ATAATAGCCAGAGTAAGTGTGGACAACAGAACCAGAGCCCTGGTGAAAGGCCTGCAGAGGGTCACCGATGTCAAGCTACTCACCAGTCGAGTGGAAGAGCTCAGCTATCACCTCCTGGAGTTCCCAGAGACGCGAGGTGTAGCCGTCAAG GAGAGTGTGCTGCCCTCTCTGCTGCGTTTGCGGCAGGCCAGAGACCTTCCTCTTCAGGCTGCTGTGAGAGAAGCGCTGGCCCTGGTCGGCTACACCGATCCAGTCAAAGGCAGAGGAATTCGGGTCCTGGCTATCGACGGGGGCGGAACAAG GGGGCTGCTGGCTCTGCAGACTCTTCAGAAACTGCAGAACCTGACTGGCAAACGAATCCACCAGCTGTTCGACTACATCTGTGGAGTCAGCACGG GCGCCATTTTGGCTTTCATGCTGGGGATTTTTCAGATCCCGTTGGAGGAGTGCGAGGAGATGTACAGGAAGCTGGGCGCGGATGTCTTCAAACAGAACGTCATCGTCGGGACGGTGAAAATGGGCTGGAGCCATGCTTTCTATGACAGCGAAATATGGGAAAACATCCTCAA gGAGCGAATGGGTGACGGGCACATGATTGAGACTGCCAGGGACCCAAACTGTCCTAAG GTGTCAGCAGTGAGTGCCATTGTAAACAGGGGCTTACCCCTGAAGGCCTATGTGTTTAGGAACTACAGACTCATGCCAGGAATGAGATCCCACTACCTTGGAGactgcaaacacaaaatgtgGCAGGCTATCAGGGCCTCGTCTGCCGCCCCGGGCTACTTCCAGGAATTTGTCCTGGGAAAAGACCTCCATCAG GATGGAGGGCTCCTCATCAACAACCCCACAGCGTTGGCCATCCACGAGTGTAAGTGCCTGTGGCCTAACACgccactgcagtgtgtgttgtctctAGGCACCGGACGGTACGAGACAGCGGGCAAGAACAGCACAACCTACACGAGCCTTAAGGCCAAGCTCACAAACGTCATCAGCAGTGCCACGGATACAGAGG AGGTGCACACCATGCTGGACGCTCTCCTCCCCCCCGACACCTACTTCCGCTTCAACCCCTACATGAGCGAGGACATCCCACTGAACGAGAGCCGAGTGGAGAAGTTGAACTTCCTCAAGAGCGAGGGGGAGCGCTACCTGGAGCGCAACGACGCCAAGCTGAGGAAGGCGGCCAGCGTGCTGGGCCAGGAGAAGAGCACCATCCAGAGACTGGCCGAATGGGGCAAGCTCAAGGCTGACATGTACGAGGGTCTCCCCTTCACCTCTAAGTTGTAG